A section of the Flavobacterium sp. CG_23.5 genome encodes:
- a CDS encoding GLPGLI family protein → MYKIIFVLVFAIASSLGIQAQEFQGMAVYESKTSTSDFKTRMQGNKDMNPDMQKMIEERMKKMFEKTFILNFDKSASIYKEEEKLETPGSGQGNGMRMMSSMMGGGGTFYKNVKDKSYTVDKDFMGKEFLVKDSLPNLKWKMEAETRVIGGYNCFKATAIRPASKTDFRNFRPKKEDATVVKSADVTKKTSFMDDLDMPKEITITAWYTPEIPVNQGPENYWGLPGLILEVNDGKTVILCSKVVLNPKEKAVIKPSTNGKVISQKEFDETVIKKMEEFREMNQGRGGNGGMRMRIGG, encoded by the coding sequence ATGTATAAAATAATTTTCGTTTTAGTATTTGCTATAGCCTCCTCTTTGGGGATTCAGGCACAAGAATTTCAAGGTATGGCGGTTTATGAATCAAAAACCAGCACTTCTGATTTCAAAACTCGAATGCAAGGTAATAAGGATATGAATCCAGACATGCAAAAGATGATAGAAGAAAGAATGAAAAAAATGTTTGAAAAAACGTTTATTCTTAATTTTGACAAGTCAGCATCAATATACAAAGAGGAAGAAAAATTAGAGACACCAGGTTCTGGTCAAGGTAACGGGATGAGAATGATGTCCTCAATGATGGGAGGCGGAGGAACTTTCTATAAAAATGTAAAAGACAAATCCTATACGGTTGATAAAGATTTCATGGGAAAAGAATTTTTAGTAAAAGATTCATTGCCTAATTTAAAGTGGAAAATGGAGGCCGAAACTCGAGTTATTGGAGGTTATAATTGTTTTAAAGCTACGGCAATTCGACCTGCCAGTAAAACCGATTTTAGAAATTTCAGACCAAAAAAAGAAGATGCTACGGTTGTGAAATCAGCTGATGTAACTAAGAAAACGAGCTTTATGGATGATTTGGACATGCCAAAAGAAATTACAATCACTGCATGGTACACTCCTGAAATTCCCGTAAATCAAGGTCCGGAAAACTATTGGGGACTGCCTGGTTTGATATTGGAAGTAAATGATGGAAAAACAGTTATTTTATGTTCGAAAGTAGTTTTAAATCCTAAAGAAAAAGCGGTGATAAAACCATCAACAAACGGAAAGGTTATTTCTCAAAAAGAATTTGATGAAACGGTAATCAAAAAAATGGAAGAATTCAGAGAAATGAACCAAGGACGCGGAGGAAATGGAGGAATGCGTATGAGAATTGGAGGATAA
- a CDS encoding deoxynucleoside kinase translates to MHIAVAGNIGSGKTTLTRLLSKHFKWEPHFEDVVDNPYLDDFYHQMERWSFNLQIYFLNSRFRQVMQIRESGKKIIQDRTIYEDAHIFAPNLYSMGLMTNRDFQNYTSLFELMESTVKAPDLLIYLRSSIPNLVGQIHKRGREYENSISIDYLSRLNERYEAWIHTYSKGKLLIIDVDNINFVDNPEDLGNIINRIDAELHGLF, encoded by the coding sequence ATGCACATAGCAGTAGCAGGAAACATTGGCTCAGGAAAAACAACTTTAACGCGTTTATTGTCGAAACACTTCAAATGGGAACCCCATTTTGAAGACGTAGTTGACAACCCATACTTGGATGATTTTTACCATCAAATGGAACGTTGGTCCTTTAATTTACAGATATATTTCTTGAATAGTCGTTTTCGTCAAGTGATGCAAATTCGCGAAAGCGGTAAAAAAATCATTCAGGACAGAACGATTTATGAAGACGCTCATATTTTTGCACCCAACTTATATTCAATGGGTTTGATGACAAATCGTGATTTTCAGAATTACACTTCTCTTTTTGAATTAATGGAATCCACGGTTAAAGCACCTGATTTACTGATTTATTTAAGAAGTTCGATTCCTAATTTAGTCGGGCAAATTCACAAACGCGGACGCGAATATGAAAACTCTATTTCAATTGATTATTTAAGCCGCCTAAATGAGCGTTATGAAGCCTGGATTCATACTTATAGCAAAGGAAAACTATTAATTATCGATGTAGACAACATCAATTTTGTCGATAACCCAGAAGATTTAGGTAATATCATCAATAGAATTGACGCCGAGTTACACGGATTGTTTTAG
- a CDS encoding sodium-translocating pyrophosphatase: protein MNTIMIYLPIVMAFIGLAFMFAKRTWVLKQDAGDGKMKEISDYIYEGALAFLKAEYRLLAFFVVGASIVLAGMSFLFHTTNILIVVAFIFGAFFSAFAGNMGMKIATKTNVRTTQAARTSLPQALKVSFGGGTVMGLGVAGLAVLGLTSFFIFFYNYFMGGVWTSSEDMTKVLETLAGFSLGAESIALFARVGGGIYTKAADVGADLVGKVEAGIPEDDPRNPATIADNVGDNVGDVAGMGADLFGSYVATVLAAMVLGNYVIKDMGGNIQDVFGGIGPILLPMAIAGFGILFSIIGTMLVKITDENAKEKQVQKALNIGNWVSILLTAIACYFLVQYMLPETMKMNFFGEGIQDISSMRVFYATLVGLTVGAVISSVTEYYTGLGTKPVMAIVQKSSTGAGTNVIAGLATGMISTFPTVLLFAAAIWTSYAFAGFYGVALAASAMMATTAMQLAIDAFGPISDNAGGIAEMSELPKEVRTRTDILDSVGNTTAATGKGFAIASAALTSLALFAAYVTFTGIDGINIFKAPVLAMLFVGGMIPVVFSALAMNSVGKAAMDMVYEVRRQFKEIPGIMEGTGKPEYAKCVDISTKAALREMMLPGVLTIGFPIAIVLLGKLVYGDNNQLIAEMLGGYMAGVTVSGVLWAVFQNNAGGAWDNAKKSFEAGVLINGEMTYKGSDAHKAAVTGDTVGDPFKDTSGPSMNILIKLTCLIGLVIAPILGEGSHTISATASCCATSEMCTSMSAAECIAKGCTNANCKFMNAKAMGNNMVSKEIAIEKTNGDGKVTATIKTTINGKVTTQNFEGTDTEVQAKIDALK from the coding sequence ATGAATACAATAATGATTTACTTGCCAATAGTCATGGCATTTATTGGATTGGCATTTATGTTTGCCAAAAGAACTTGGGTTTTAAAACAAGATGCTGGAGACGGTAAAATGAAAGAGATTTCAGATTATATCTATGAAGGCGCTTTGGCTTTCCTCAAAGCAGAATATAGATTGTTAGCTTTCTTCGTAGTTGGAGCAAGTATTGTTCTTGCAGGAATGTCTTTTTTATTCCATACCACCAACATATTAATAGTTGTCGCTTTTATTTTTGGAGCATTTTTCTCTGCTTTTGCTGGAAATATGGGAATGAAAATCGCAACAAAAACGAACGTAAGAACCACACAGGCAGCGCGCACCAGTTTACCTCAAGCATTGAAAGTTTCTTTTGGTGGTGGAACAGTAATGGGATTGGGAGTTGCCGGTTTAGCAGTTTTAGGTTTGACTAGTTTCTTTATTTTTTTCTATAATTATTTTATGGGCGGTGTTTGGACTTCATCAGAAGATATGACCAAAGTACTGGAAACATTAGCTGGGTTTTCTCTTGGCGCAGAATCGATTGCTTTGTTTGCCCGTGTTGGTGGTGGTATTTATACAAAAGCGGCCGATGTTGGTGCTGATTTAGTGGGTAAAGTTGAAGCAGGAATCCCGGAAGATGATCCTCGTAATCCAGCTACTATTGCAGATAACGTAGGGGATAATGTAGGAGATGTGGCCGGAATGGGTGCCGATTTATTTGGTTCTTATGTTGCCACAGTTTTGGCAGCAATGGTTCTTGGGAATTATGTGATTAAAGACATGGGCGGAAACATTCAAGATGTTTTTGGCGGAATTGGTCCTATTTTGTTACCAATGGCAATCGCAGGTTTTGGAATTTTATTTTCTATCATCGGAACGATGTTAGTGAAAATTACTGATGAAAATGCAAAAGAAAAACAAGTTCAAAAAGCGTTAAATATTGGGAACTGGGTTTCTATTTTATTAACGGCAATTGCTTGTTATTTCTTAGTTCAATATATGTTGCCGGAAACGATGAAAATGAATTTCTTCGGAGAAGGAATTCAAGATATTTCATCGATGCGAGTTTTTTATGCAACCCTTGTTGGATTAACTGTTGGCGCAGTCATTTCATCGGTAACTGAATATTATACGGGATTAGGGACAAAACCAGTTATGGCTATTGTTCAAAAATCAAGTACTGGTGCAGGAACGAACGTGATTGCTGGTTTGGCAACTGGAATGATTTCTACCTTTCCAACCGTTTTATTATTTGCTGCGGCAATTTGGACTTCATATGCCTTTGCAGGATTTTACGGAGTAGCATTAGCGGCTTCAGCAATGATGGCAACAACGGCGATGCAATTAGCAATCGATGCTTTTGGACCAATTTCTGACAATGCTGGTGGAATTGCCGAAATGAGCGAATTACCAAAAGAAGTGCGTACCAGAACCGATATTTTGGATTCAGTAGGAAACACTACTGCTGCAACAGGAAAAGGTTTTGCTATTGCTTCGGCGGCATTAACTTCATTAGCTTTATTTGCAGCTTATGTAACTTTTACAGGAATTGACGGAATCAATATTTTCAAAGCACCAGTTTTAGCGATGTTATTTGTGGGTGGAATGATACCGGTGGTTTTCTCCGCATTAGCGATGAATTCTGTTGGAAAAGCAGCAATGGATATGGTTTATGAGGTGCGTCGTCAGTTCAAAGAAATTCCGGGAATTATGGAAGGAACCGGAAAACCGGAATATGCAAAATGTGTTGATATTTCTACCAAAGCAGCTTTACGTGAAATGATGTTGCCTGGGGTTTTGACTATTGGTTTTCCAATTGCAATTGTTTTGCTTGGAAAATTAGTTTATGGAGACAATAATCAATTAATCGCCGAAATGTTAGGAGGTTATATGGCAGGAGTAACTGTTTCAGGAGTGCTTTGGGCGGTGTTCCAGAACAATGCGGGCGGTGCTTGGGATAATGCTAAGAAATCATTTGAAGCAGGAGTTTTAATCAATGGTGAGATGACATATAAAGGTTCTGATGCGCACAAAGCGGCGGTAACTGGAGATACTGTTGGAGATCCATTCAAAGATACTTCTGGACCGTCAATGAACATTTTAATTAAATTGACTTGTTTGATCGGATTGGTAATTGCGCCAATTTTAGGTGAAGGAAGCCATACTATTTCTGCGACCGCATCTTGTTGTGCTACTTCTGAAATGTGTACTTCAATGTCTGCAGCCGAATGTATCGCTAAAGGATGTACAAATGCAAATTGCAAATTCATGAATGCAAAAGCAATGGGGAACAATATGGTTTCTAAAGAAATTGCAATTGAAAAAACAAATGGGGATGGAAAAGTAACAGCAACAATCAAAACAACCATAAATGGGAAAGTTACTACTCAGAATTTTGAAGGAACAGATACCGAAGTTCAGGCCAAAATCGATGCCTTGAAATAA
- a CDS encoding inorganic diphosphatase, translated as MTADKLTTFDVLIEIPRGSRNKYEYDFEIKRMRFDRMLFSSMMYPADYGFIPETLALDGDPLDVLVLVNEPTFPGCVMEVKPIGVFHMADDKGPDEKVICVPVSDPIWNSLNDLSDMNPHLLKEIEHFFQVYKDLENKTVDVGGWGDVNEAYAIIKECTKRFNDIENKPEGLFSIK; from the coding sequence ATGACTGCAGACAAATTAACAACTTTCGATGTCTTAATCGAAATACCAAGAGGAAGTAGAAATAAATACGAATATGATTTCGAAATAAAAAGAATGCGTTTTGACAGAATGTTATTTTCGTCAATGATGTATCCTGCTGATTACGGGTTTATCCCGGAAACATTAGCTTTAGACGGAGATCCATTAGATGTTTTGGTTTTAGTAAATGAACCAACTTTTCCTGGATGTGTAATGGAAGTAAAACCAATTGGGGTTTTTCACATGGCAGATGATAAAGGACCAGATGAAAAAGTGATTTGTGTACCAGTTTCAGATCCAATCTGGAATTCATTGAATGACTTGTCAGATATGAATCCACATTTATTAAAAGAAATTGAGCATTTTTTCCAAGTATATAAAGATCTGGAAAATAAAACAGTAGATGTTGGTGGTTGGGGAGATGTAAATGAAGCGTATGCGATCATTAAAGAATGTACAAAACGTTTTAATGATATTGAAAACAAACCAGAAGGATTATTTAGTATTAAATAA
- a CDS encoding outer membrane beta-barrel protein, protein MIKKIIALLLLSIPLLGNAQSIEDWQVGINLNPFYFDWNSNDQGLTDVHQNIPNGLGFGLTVEKNWNTHWGIKTGVEYSKQNKKYDDAQYSGNVYLADINMDFKYYKIPLTIQYSHPINKNRYLTFNQGIQFSFLNDYKTTIDDALQSTIFTPNQRVFISKINANDSNNTNPGWIYKKNTFGIIGSVGIKGFLTKKISYSTNLRYEYDLTYSDLDEYYILNKNKANNFRLGLELGLQYHFSLKGCGFCALQKH, encoded by the coding sequence ATGATAAAAAAAATAATAGCACTACTTTTATTGAGTATCCCCCTTTTGGGGAATGCTCAATCTATAGAAGATTGGCAAGTGGGGATTAATCTAAACCCTTTTTATTTCGATTGGAACAGTAACGATCAAGGACTCACTGATGTCCATCAAAACATCCCAAATGGGTTAGGTTTTGGTCTAACCGTAGAAAAAAATTGGAATACACATTGGGGTATAAAAACAGGTGTAGAATATTCTAAACAGAACAAAAAATATGATGATGCCCAGTACAGTGGAAATGTTTATCTGGCCGATATTAATATGGATTTTAAATATTACAAAATCCCATTAACTATTCAGTATTCACACCCAATAAACAAAAATAGATACCTAACATTCAATCAAGGTATCCAATTCTCTTTTTTAAATGATTACAAAACAACAATCGATGACGCGCTGCAAAGTACAATTTTCACACCTAATCAGAGGGTTTTCATCTCAAAAATTAATGCAAATGACTCCAATAACACAAATCCTGGGTGGATATATAAAAAAAACACATTTGGAATAATCGGTTCGGTTGGTATAAAAGGTTTTTTAACTAAAAAAATATCATATAGTACAAATTTGAGATATGAGTATGATTTAACTTATTCAGATTTAGATGAATATTACATTTTAAATAAGAATAAAGCTAACAATTTTAGGCTAGGACTAGAACTTGGTCTTCAATATCATTTTTCTTTAAAAGGGTGTGGTTTTTGTGCTTTGCAAAAACACTAA
- a CDS encoding DNA-3-methyladenine glycosylase family protein yields the protein MQQAIEYLSGKDAIFKIIIEKYGLPTIPKRPQGFETLVLLILEQQVSIESAKATFLKIKASLKVIEPEILLPVSEEEYRNLGVSRQKTSYIKALATAIVNKELDLETLPDKTVQQVREELIKIKGIGNWTIDIYLMFCLHVPDLLPLGDIAVVNTMKELLSIHDKEAMEIHAEQWSPFRSYATYLLWHHYLNKRNRTITYQY from the coding sequence ATGCAACAAGCGATCGAATATCTTTCAGGAAAAGATGCTATTTTCAAAATCATTATAGAAAAATACGGACTTCCCACGATTCCAAAAAGACCGCAAGGTTTTGAGACTTTAGTGTTGCTGATTTTAGAACAACAAGTGTCTATCGAATCTGCTAAAGCTACTTTTTTAAAAATAAAAGCCAGTCTAAAAGTAATAGAGCCAGAGATTTTGCTTCCTGTTTCGGAGGAAGAATATAGAAATCTTGGTGTAAGCCGTCAGAAAACGTCCTACATCAAAGCTTTGGCGACAGCGATAGTAAATAAAGAGTTAGATTTAGAAACTTTGCCTGATAAAACGGTTCAACAAGTACGGGAAGAGCTTATTAAAATCAAAGGAATAGGAAATTGGACCATCGATATTTATTTGATGTTTTGTTTGCATGTCCCAGATTTATTGCCTTTGGGCGATATTGCGGTGGTTAATACCATGAAGGAATTACTGAGTATTCATGATAAAGAGGCTATGGAAATTCATGCTGAACAATGGAGTCCATTCCGTTCGTATGCCACTTATCTTTTGTGGCACCATTACTTGAATAAACGAAATAGAACGATCACCTATCAATATTAG